From a single Nicotiana tomentosiformis chromosome 2, ASM39032v3, whole genome shotgun sequence genomic region:
- the LOC138905894 gene encoding uncharacterized protein: protein MDGPRFRRGAPPQISQALRALLFPQAMITAPATTPPTQPSRGGGHARYYALPTRTEAVVSNSVITYTVPICHKDASVLFDPGSTYSYVSSYFASYLCVSRDSLSSPVHVSTPVGDSIIFDCVYRSCLIVLSGCETRADLLLLGIADFNVILGMYWLSPYHAILVCHSKTVTLAMPGLP from the coding sequence ATGGATGGCCCAagattcaggaggggtgcacctccacagatttctcaggcactGCGTGCTCTACTGTTtcctcaagctatgattacagcaccagctaccaccccacctacaCAACcatctagagggggaggccatgccagatattacgcccttcctactaggacagaggcagttgtaTCAAATTCTGTTATCACATATACTGTTCCAATCTGTCataaagatgcatcagtcttatttgatccaggctctacttattcctatgtgtcatcttattttgcttcgtatttgtgtgtatcccgtgattctctgagttcacctgttcatgtatctacacctgtgggtgaTTCCATTATTtttgactgtgtgtatcggtcatgtttgattgttcttagtggttgtgaaaccagagctgatttattattgcttggTATAGCggatttcaatgttattttgggcatgtactggttgtcgccctatcatgcaaTCCTTGTTTGTCattccaagacggtgacgttggctatgccaggtctaccttga